The genome window TTAGCAACACACGTTGATGTGAATTTGACAACTGACATTAATACTATCGAATGCCGTTTACGTGTTACCAAGTTGAATTGTCAGATTTGTGAATGGAGTTTGTCATTGTACAACAGTTAGCGAGCCATCGACCTTTTTTACCGGAGCATTACGGTATTTATGCAACTTCCAGGGCGGACGTTTACGTAACTGTACTGCGCTTCACGCACATGCCGGTTGAAAATTGATCAAAGTTGCTTCAGTTAAAGGTTGTTTATGTTACAGCGGAGGAACATGGCTGCTTGTACCTTTGCTTTAAAGCTTTTACCTTTTGTGAGAGGAAGGTTTTGTCCCGCCCGCTCAGCTGTTCGTGCATTGTCGTGCACCGCAGCTTATGCTCAACTGCACAGAGTGGAGGGGGACGCGGCTCTGACCGGCAGAGTGGACCGGTTCGGTGGGGTGACAGTGAACCTGGCAGACACCGGTTTACCGGCGGACATCAGTGAAAGCTCGTTCAGCAGATTGCTCCAAGGTTGGTTGATATTAAGTGTACAGTGTGAGAGAATGAGATAATCTGGGGTGCAAAACAATGCACTAGCCATGTCCTCCAATCAATGCACAACTCTGCTCTGACCACAAACAATAACAGAGCAATATACAGTGGTAGCATGAGGCACTTTGAGTACGAGTAAGAGGTCAGTTGTTATTACACATGCATTGAAATGCAGGAGCATGAAAGTAAATAAGTATTGCTTGCAGAGTTTCcatgtcgtcacactgttaaaataatcgcctaaatcattttttgtcaaatttgcctaaatcatctcctcatgacgccggccacctatggtaaaatcgcctacatcctcggTTGATTAGATCATGTGaatttacccctttaagatcatcacttctttgacaatttgctacattcataggcatcagataagaacccagcaaagaagagctaaggggagattgtttagttatcagtttagtttatcagtgttttattattgacaCTAagattggtaacactttactctaaggtatctacataagagtgacactttgaagtaacattaatgctcatgatacttgtcatgtcatgtttctgacaggcttgtgtggctcttatgtagacaccttcaaaataaagtgttaccatatcttgcttaagtcacaaaggcatgttcaaaaaataatttatttctcttaagttacataatttacacacagtgttattactatgccaaggTCCCATACAAATGTACTTCTGAAATGACTTTGACATTAGGCTCTGCAATGTATTGTGTTCAGGGGTTTTGgtgtagttcttttttttttaatgttcatgAATTAATTTAAGCAATTTACGCAATTTTGATTCAACCCCGACTTTTTAACCACAAAGGGAAAGAAGAGATTTGCtttatgcagaaaaattagAAATCCAGTTTCTTACTCAAaggtaaaaacattttcaatgcattatatcattattatttttattatagttaataGTTAGTTATTATCAGTtaagataacaataataatgaaattgcTTGTCACTTGTTAACAGAGCcaaaaatattgtcttttactgatgttattattattattttatggtttACAGTTGAGAacctaaatatatttattcaacatgatataaaaagagagaaaacatggcATTAAAGTAGCTGGAATCAGCAAAATGTCATACagtttttaaacataaatgccTGAAATTATTAGGTAATAATCCAAATAGTTGCAGATTGATTTTCTATAGATCTGATTACTTGCATTCCCACCAGTCAGTCTGGGGTTCAAGCCAGTGACCTTCCACTTTGACAGATTTGCTTCCGCCCTTCAGGCTACTTCCAGTAAACTGTCTCTGCTGCTCGTCATCTACTCTCGTCtttacattttccatttttccccAAAATCAAATTAAGCATCGGAAACAatcttttatattttctttctgcTTCTGTAGATTATTATTCAGTTAAGCAGCCACATAAcctatttttaatgtttgtgtatCCTTGTAAACTTTTGATTTGTGCACTCCACAGAGTCTTTGTCCCAGTGGAAAGCAGAGGGGAAAGTTGCAGTGTGGCTTCACGTTCCCATCTCACTGAGtcgctgtgctgctgctgcctctacGCACGGCTTCAGCTTCCATCACGCCAAGCACGACCACGCCGTGCTGGCCCTCTGGTTGGGAGAGGGGGAAAGCAGATTGCCCGGGTTTGCAACGCACCAAATTGGAGTGGCAGGTAGAGAGTTTTTAGCCTGAAAGTGCATTCTTGACTTTGGGAatagtacactgtaaataattatcttgtaaattaacagtaaaatactgacagcagggttgccagcattctactgttaattttccatttcccttactgttatctactttacagtatgatactgtgataaaaccacattcCGAATTAcattaaaatcctgcatttcattaattttttacagtaaactaaaacacagtatagtagTGAAGGTAgttgcaattttttttgcattatacaatgctgtcatttttgtaaatagagcatattactgtctggaAGCCAATCACTACGAATTaagcactgtcttcactgtaacctcagtaattttaatataccatatactgaatgagttatttaagtaaaatacagccattaaaaaatgtggacaagaagagactttgaaaatatcatatatatatatatatatatatatatataaatatatatatatcatatattttatgggaaacagcaaactacctacaaatattgcccagaatgcattgttttctacagtataatacctttttaatggaaaacagtatgttactgtcacaatttggctgttttcatacagcaatttgttacagtgtagagACACAATAATGATTCCTAAAGTTCCACTTCCTATCTTTTCACTGAGCTTTTAACCGCATCTCACAGTCTTAAATTGAATTTGCACAGTTGTCATGATGAAGACCATGAAATGACTTGAGATTAAGATTATCTGGGGCTTTTGACTTACATATTGTCTTGTGTTATagattaaaacaagataaataaaacttCCGTTACTGACTggattatgtttaaaaaatatatttcaccaaaatgtggtatctattttttaaatattttttccagtaggttgtggcagtgcactacaacatatttgatctaatttatttttatgtattacatattaaatatgtatgttaaGTAGTCTTTAGTAGGTGGTGGATGTAACATAATtgatcatatatttattttaaatctaatttatttatatatttaatttttatattatttatttaaatatgtactggtgtatataatgtatgttttatttatttctcagttGAATAATAGACATTGAACTAAAAGCGACAGAATATACTGCACTTTTGCAAAGGCTCATATTTAATTCTTGTGAGTATCAAATCATATAACCATATGTCATAAATCTAATGTGTATGCACATGTCAGGCATTTATTTAACCTACCTTAGCTTGGTGTGCTGTTTCATTACTTCTGATTAATTAGAGCTGACCACCCCCCAGGGCCCACAAACCCAAATCATCTCTGATATGGAAGTAAAGTTGACATAGCAGTGATTAGAACTGGCGCCAGGCCGCCTCAGACAGAGACTGCATTTATTCCCTCATATAAATCATCGCTGCAGGTTTTGTAAAGAGTGACACTACAGAGAGTGAGTTGATAGAAGCTTCAGGGTGTTTTAGAAAAAATGGAggtgtgttttacaaatataaaTCTGTTCTGTTtcaaatttaataataattacatctGTGGCTAATTAATATATATCGCAGTGATGAAATAAGATTAAATCTGAGCCAAACTATGACTTGCATGAGGttatcacacacaaaaatctgTGAAAACTGTTGGATTGTTTGTCTGTTGGGCTACTGAGCATTTTTCAACTTTGGCCCATTTAACTTGGGTAAATGGAAAACTCATCCAAATTGTGCAGCAGCAAAGAGAAGAGTGTGCTCAACTTCTGAttgtccagcagagggcagagTGTGGTTAGTACCTTTGAGAGTGGAAGCACTTGAAGCATGTCAGAACATGTCCAGGGCATCCTTCAGTTTGGAAGATGGTCCAGAAATTCCCATATTTTTTGCCAGAATTCCTCGGTACAAACAATGATGACACAAAGGTTAGGAATGTGAAATATGCAGCTGTTTAGATGATCTGAAAACTTGTTTGCTAGAGTGCTTCCagcttattatttttcattaaaaacaagagAACAACTGAATTGACAGTCAGTCGAGGTGTAAGAAAGAAGTCATCTTGTTAATAAGTCCTCACATTGGTTTCTGATGTCCTGCTGAGATCTTAGAGTTTTAACCTTTGTCACAATATAGTTCAGTTTTTTATCACTACTTTATAGGTACTTATGGGTGTTTCACGACACCTACACATGGCTATAAGTGAGGTTAACATGATACTTACTACCATCATTTTCGAGGCAGTGGACACAAGTGCTCTGCTGGAAACAGATTTACAATTTTGTGACGTGAGGCAAAGTAAATATGAGCCCCAGAAAGCTTTTAAACTGTTCAGGCTGAACCCAAATATTAAACGTGGGTATTTTGAGATCAAAGTGACCTCCATCAAAAGTTAGCcaaatgacatttaaaactATCCCACTGCACACTCCAGATTCAATCTGCAGGTCGACTTGTGCTGCTGTGTTTACAGTGGGATGTGGGATGTAACGTGGTCAGTGCAACTGAAGagtcaaacaaaacaataagccGTATTTACTGTCCAAAATTAAGCAGAGGAACATTCCGTATGAACTTTCTATACAAAGGCAGGGGTTGTTATGATAACTTATTCACACGAAACCTGGCAGGGTAAGATTTAGGTTGTAAAATACAGGACATTTCTTTAAATTCATAACCAAGGAAGAGTGTCAGTAATATAGGCAACAAGGAGCATGTTGGTCACAGAGACTGTTAAAGGAAACTGAGCTCAACTATAGACTTTAAGCTCAAAAgctcaaaaaaaaagtgaagccaatacaTCTTGATCTGGCTGCAGGATAGGTCATAGACTGCCCCCTCCATCCAAGGATGCTTCCTTGATAGGACAGGTCCTTCTGAGTCAGGTTACAGGGACTAGGCAAGACTCCTTCGAATCAttgataaaacacacaaatggaaCGGGTTTGCGAGGTGCAGGTGTACATCATggttagggttgtcacaatacaaacattttcaacttgataccgatactcaggaaaatattcgatactcgataccattttcgataccacaaggataaaaacaaagaccccaacatttaacagaaatatttttattaacaagaaaaatgcaacatgtgaaaatgaacagaaccatacaggttaaatatttataataaaaaataagttgttcaaaaagaaactgcaactatgataacaagcttcagatactcgatacttctgaaaatgagtatcgtatccggatacaacgttttagtatcgatacttttttgagtatcgatacttttgacaaccctaatcatGGTATAATTGGACAGAAGGATACACAAGATGCATGCTTTGGAAATCCACTGAAAGAAGGACTCAGTAGAATTCTGAGGGTCCTTGACATCAGTACAGTCCTTTTGGCGGATGCCAATGACATAGtgtccttcaaattcagccgtttgaggatccttccttgactttgagaAGCTCCATCTGGCTCCAAATGCCATCCAAATGGTGTTgcccatctttatatacagtctatgggttcaACACCCAGTGTTGAGCTGCGGACCCTCCTCAAAATGGCCGTAGTCATTACAATCATAGTCTAATCAGTATGCTGTCATACAATTCAGCTCAAGTGTTGACAAAACATTCAGATCTAGACTGACTCTCAATCATTTCCACATCTGACCTCACTGCGACCTCATAGTATAAAGCAGATATTACTGTGATCCTGTAATTACTGTAAAACCCAAAAAGTAGTAGAAGAAGCTGACATGAAATATGAATTGAGTGAAGACATCAAACTTTTTCTGTGGCTCAGAAACCAAATGTAACCTCAAGCGATTAACAGTTTTTTACTACAGAAGCCACAGTCCCCCTGTGATGATTGCTTCAGAGCATTTTGTCTCATAATTCCTgatccttttttctctcctgctccTTGTGAGCATTTTGTTTCCTATACTGAAGGCTACATAATGATAGCCTCTCTTAGCAGCAGCCATATGGCACGGGGATCGGGGATGACATCAGTTTCCACTTGGAAGTCCAACTTAGGCCTTTAAGACGACCCATCCCTCGTTACACATCTGTGACATTCATTTAAGGAGGCCCGTCCCGGTCAGTCAGACAGAGCAACCGGAAAAGAAAGTGGCTCgttttccctcctcctcctcctcctcctcttcctcctcctccggtgCTGTTAGCAGCGGTACATAGCTCTCTCTCTTAGTCACTACAtgctgaaaaaaactgaaaaatgtggTGAAGTGGGATGTCGACATTATTCACAAGTACGGCTGAGTCACTCAAACTCTGTTTataagaattttattttatttaatgttaaaccCATATTTCAGCCATCAATGTGCCTTGTTTTTCTATACTCGGTGGaaatggagttttttttttttttttttttttaagataactGAATTTTTTGAAAAGTACATTTACCCAGAATGCAGTACTGACATTTAAGCAACTATAGTCAATGTATTTATATCAGCAATGGATCACATGACTACATGTGGGTGGGCATTCACATGAATTTTCCCAGTCACATACTCATTTTTACAATTATactgacaccacatgaatgcagcacaaatgcactGTCTCACAGTGTTTGAAAAATACTTTGCATAGCTGCCCTATTGTTCGGATCAACTTCAAAGATTAATGGTTTCTTTCTTGGCTCACGTTACACCCGTCTTCCAAGTTTCATGACAatcgggccagtagttttttcaTAAACCCGACAAACAGACCAACAAACTGAGACAAAAACATAACCTCAACTCATCAACTTCACTGCTCTGCTTCACTCTCGCCACCATTATCAGCACCGTTTCTGTTTTCAGTCAAACAGCTCTGAAAAGCCCAATGCATGCCACCAGCACTATCACAAACAACAGATAGAGAAGGTTAgcgactatttatttatttgcatttagcAGCCAAAAAGCCATTTCTGCCTTTGAAAGTGGTCCGAAATGTTGTAAAACTACAGTGAAAGTACTGTAATACACGTCTGGTGTTATACAGCGTTTTGgtagttttatttttggtatAGCTAGTCACATACACTAGCTCAAGAAATGGAATAAACTTAAATTCTCAATTAATCTAAATAATGAGCAGCATTATGAACAGCAGGGATGTGATAAGTGAATATTAAATAGACGAGGCAGCTGTCTGATGCTTGATGGAGGCTTTTTCCTCCACATGGTGCAGGTTTTATGTTGTGCTCAGCCCAGTAATTAACTTTGAAGTAGACTGCAAACAGGTCCCTCTTTCTTAATTGTTCTTACAGGAACTACAGCAGTGCAAGATGTGGAGCAGCTTATACACATGGGACATGAGTATTtgcaaaatatgtgaaatgaatgtctaattgtttgttttgtccaggTGCAGTTGTTGACGAATCGAATGGAAAAGTTCTTGTGGTTCAAGACAGAAACAAGGTACACGATTCACTTCACtgttataaaatgttaaaatattatttcttCTATTAtttctttgctttatttacagcaAATGTGTGCACAGCTGGAAAAATGAGGAGTCATAATATTCTTTTCTTaaggaaactgtaaaaaaaaaaaatatttggctaTTTTTATATCCAAAGGAGAATACAGCATATGAAAAAGCCAGCTATAAGCACAGAGCTGTGATTATAAATACTAGGTAGAGTTAGCATGACATATTGattaaaaagagaaattatGACAAATTTTGGCTGATTAAAAATGTTTGGCAGCTTTTGCCTGATATTCCATCCAGAGTAAAAAATGACTCAATGAAGCAGCGGATCTCTTGGTGCAGCTAAAAATGTCTGTGattagttttgtttatttagtgAGTTGTGTGTTGCCTCTGTTGATCCAAACGTGGGTGGAAATCCTCTCAGCTCCTCTGACACTTAACATAGCTCCACACAACATTAGTTGACCTCAAGCAAACACAGTGTTTACATGAGCTGAATGCACTCAAACAACTCGGTGAGCGTGAGCCTCGGCCAACTCTCACAGAGTCCTGCTGTACTGCTCCAAGTTGTTATGAGGTTCACTTACAACAGGTCTCTTTTTCAACCTTTTCTACACTGATTTGTTTGTGAGGCCATAACAAGATTGCACCATGATGCTGCAATTTGGAAACCAATTATGTTTTAAGATATGCCAGCTTAAACTCCACTTAAAGTAAACAAGATGATGAGTAAAAAACATATTACACAGAGTGCATTTTGTGACCTAAAGAGTAAAAGATGCTGTTCTAGTAAAGGCAGCAGCCTCTGTGTTTAAAgcaaacattatattttgtaACGTGACCACTCAGCACCACCACTACTGCTAATGCTGCCAGGAATTCAGAGCTTCAGATGTCAGAAAGTCCTGGCATAGTGCGTACCCATGTAACACACGATACTCCAGCATGCAGCAGATCTTATGTATAGTGGAATGACATAACTGTAGCTCCCTCCAAACTGGAATCTTTCACTACAAGACCCTGttaaaaagttatataaaaagcATGTTAACATTTAAACTGACTCATAGGGCAAAGCACCAGCACAGGGTCACAAGAGCCTttccatggggtctattgagaatttgtctatgggatttttgcattggattttggatcattgcagaaaataagctctgtgacaaacacacgtttctgatgctgacgTATTTTGTTgtgcaggataatcttcacaaatgaacaccacttttataatatttgaagcgttaatgcagccgacagaagtaaaaagtatGTTATAGAGAATCACACCACGGTCACATGACTTGAACGTCACAGCCGTTAGCTTGAGACGGTCTCCAACAAACTTACCAGCAGTTTTAGAAAGCAAGCGAATCCATAGcctgtagcctaataaattgtttatttacataattaacaatctacaagagtttgcaagggcactgaaaaacacgactagcggctgtgaggcggactagtgagagagttcttGTCCTTGATGACGTTTattgtccccgacaaccactgtagtctcatttagccacttgttagcaactgtCTTTTTAAGGACAAGTAAAGACTTCATAgttcacaagtgggggtatttactaacatattttaatttttatgtcatacaacaaaacacaaacatctcttCAACCTTTGTTAACCACAGAAAGCAGCATCAAGCATCAAACCAAAATCCTGTTCAAAGAGCTTAGACCCCAGAGTGCTAAAATTTAAAACACGAAAAAACTTACTTCCAAGTTTAAGAACTAATTTCTGTCGCACATTATGCCAGATGATACTTCAAGATATGATGACAGTAACAGATAGTGTCACTATACAGgcaatatacatatatgtatgtacgtaTTATACATAgtattatacatatatgtataatataatacaagAAAAGTATGTAATCAGTGTAACTGATGTTTGATTATCAGTTTCCGTCATCTTATTAGTTACAATGCCAAGTATTCTCTGCTTAGAATTTCTCACTTGGCTTCTGTTTTATATCGTCTGTTTTTTCGTGTGTTTATCTGAcattttacaacaacaaaaaaaaatcccccaaaacttCCGCAGCTTAATAGATAATAAGAGTCTTCTTAGTTGGAACGCTGTGTACCAAAGAGCAGAATCTGTGCCTGtttaacacagagacacagagacataaACATGAACATGTGTGCCATCAGTCAGTGTCAGAGATCAATAAACTGTCAAAATGCTGAACCACCAGAGGAAGAAAACATGCAGGAATATAAATCTCTtactcaataaaaaacaatagaaaCTTTTATTATTCTGCCTAATAAAGCTCAGATGATGAACCACAAGACGGTAAAGTGACTTATTACAGTCAAACACATATATTGATCAATTCTTAGACTGATTGGTAACTGTTAAGGGATTAGATTCCCtaaattatatttacaaaaataaacaaacaaacaaacttgttCTCATGCTCTTCCAGTGGTAACGAAATTGTGTTTtgatttctttattctttttaaatcaaatctaCCTGCAGAcatctgtcattttttaaattattttctttcccaAGCAACTATACACATAGAGCGAAGACCTCCACCATGCCTTGTcctgcaaaaatgaaaaatactgaatgaaaagtaaaaaaaatattatatggCCCATGCTTATCTtatcaagtttcatgaaaattggaccagttgtttttctgtaatcctgctgaaaaacatacacaacataaacatgagctccttggtggaggtaaaTATAgagctttttaaataattttaatattttaaattactTCCCTGGTATTACATTTGCCGGATAATCTGCGACAAAACTCCTAACTCACAATGTCTTTGCTTAGTTccagcaggaacacatggtCACCATCAAATCTGCATCATACGACAAATATAGTCGCATATAATTGAGAGTCTAAGCGGCTCTGTTTGCTGACAGCATGTAACATGTGCCTTCGACAGTAATCTAAGAGCATATAATGTATCTTGATGGCTTTTATCCAGAAGCAGAGGGAAACAGTTAGTGGCCTGGAAGTGTGGGAAACGTTttatctcttcctctcctcctcctccacatcgAGCTGTTTACTGGAAATGGGCTTTATAACAGTCTGGCCCTTGGCAGTGGAGTCTCTGGCAGAGCGAGCCAGTTCAGAGCTCACAGAGGGTTATGAACTTCCTGAGCAAAGACCAGGACATTATCACTCTCACATCAGAACAAAAAGACAACGGACAGATCTCCAGTGGACTCCATCGGGGAGCTGAATGATGTAATGTCCAGTCATTTCCCGGCAGATTTGGCATGAACAGTTTGGCATCCTTTCACAGTTGTAtttggtattattattttcacatttctctCTGACAGCTCCTGTGGGGATCTGACGTTTTACTCTGAAAAACCACGCTG of Centropristis striata isolate RG_2023a ecotype Rhode Island chromosome 12, C.striata_1.0, whole genome shotgun sequence contains these proteins:
- the nudt6 gene encoding nucleoside diphosphate-linked moiety X motif 6 — encoded protein: MLQRRNMAACTFALKLLPFVRGRFCPARSAVRALSCTAAYAQLHRVEGDAALTGRVDRFGGVTVNLADTGLPADISESSFSRLLQESLSQWKAEGKVAVWLHVPISLSRCAAAASTHGFSFHHAKHDHAVLALWLGEGESRLPGFATHQIGVAGAVVDESNGKVLVVQDRNKTKNAWKFPGGLSDPGENIGATAVREVLEETGVHSEFRSLLSIRQQHNHPGAFGMSDMYIICRLSPLTYDINFCTQECLRCEWQDLAELAKTNDTTPITSRIAKLLLHGLEQGFNKIDLTMEELPAVYSGLFYQLYHRQLPKTLKS